A portion of the Nitratidesulfovibrio termitidis HI1 genome contains these proteins:
- a CDS encoding type II toxin-antitoxin system ParD family antitoxin, whose product MKNTSVSLGEYFTNFINSQVQAGRYGSASDVVRAGLRLLEERDLKLKSLQSALVAGEKSGEPALFDNESFLERMRAKHAQE is encoded by the coding sequence ATGAAAAACACATCTGTGTCTTTGGGTGAATACTTCACCAACTTCATCAATTCGCAAGTGCAGGCTGGCCGTTATGGCTCCGCCAGTGACGTTGTGCGGGCTGGCCTTCGGCTGCTGGAAGAGCGCGATCTCAAACTGAAATCCCTGCAAAGCGCATTGGTAGCTGGGGAAAAATCAGGAGAACCTGCCCTTTTCGACAATGAATCCTTTCTGGAGAGGATGCGCGCAAAACATGCCCAGGAGTGA